DNA sequence from the Myxococcaceae bacterium JPH2 genome:
CGCGTCGAGCACCACGTCGCACGCGGCATCCGCGCCCACCGAGAGCACCGACTTGTCCAAAGGGAGACGGCGACCGTCGGGCAGGACGAGGACGAGGGACATGCCGCTCCACGTATAGAAGATGTGACACCTCCGGGGCGAGGCGTGCGCGCCTGGACTTCCGGCCTCACGCGGCGTTGTCTCGCGCGCCGGGACTGCTATCACCCGGCTCCCCCCTTTTCCCAAGGCCCGAGGACGCCTCCATGGCCATCGCCACCATCGACCCGACGACGGGCCAGACGCTGCGCACCTTCGCCCCCCATACGGACGCCGAGGTGGAGCAGCGCCTGCGGCTCGCGGCGGAGACGTTCCCCTCCTACCGGCGCACGTCCGTGGTCGAGCGCGCGAGCTGGCTGAAGCGCGCGGCGGAACTGCTGGAGGAGAACGCGGACCGCTACGGCCGGCTGATGACGCTGGAGATGGGCAAGCCGCTGGAGTCCGCGCGCGCCGAGGCCCGCAAGTGCGCTACCGCCTGCCGCTACTACGTCACGCGCGGCGAGGCCCTGCTGCGCGACGAACCCATCGACATGGGGAGTGGACAGGCCTTCATCCACTACCAGCCGCTGGGCGCCGTGCTGGCCGTCATGCCGTGGAACTTCCCCTTCTGGCAGGTGGTGCGCTTCGCCGCGCCCGCGCTCATGGCGGGCAACGTGGCGCTGCTCAAGCACGCGGACAGCGTGCCCCAGTGCGCGCAGGCGCTGGAGGAGCTGTTCCACGAAGCGGGCTTCCCGCGCGGCGCGTTCCAGGTGCTGCGCGTGGAGGTGCCGCAAGTGGCGGGCATCATCGAGGACCCACGCGTGGCGGCGGTCACCCTCACCGGCAGCGAGCGCGCTGGACGCTCCGTGGGCGGCACCGCGGGCCGAGCCATCAAGAAGGTCGTGCTGGAGCTGGGCGGAAGCGACCCGTTCATCGTCATGCCGAGCGCGGACCTGGACCGCGCGGTGGAGACCGCCGTCACCGCCCGCCTCATCAACAACGGCCAGTCCTGCATCGCGGCCAAGCGCTTCATCGTCGCCGAGTCGATCGCCGCGGAGTTCGAGCGCCGCTTCCTCGAGCGCATGGCCCGCATCGTGGTGGGAGACCCGACGGATCCGCAGGTGGAGGTGGGGCCGCTGGCCACGCTCTCCATCCTCGAGGGGCTGCGCGCGCAGGTGGACGCGAGCGTGAAGGCCGGCGCGCGGCTGTTGCTCGGCGGTGCGCCGCTGGAGCGCCCTGGATACTTCTACCCGCCCACCGTCCTGGCGGATCCACCGCCCACCTCGCCCGCCTTCCGCGAGGAGCTGTTCGGCCCGGTGGCCACGCTGCTGCGCGCGAGAGATGTCGACCACGCCATCCAGCTCGCCAACGCGACGCCCTTCGGATTGGGCGCCAGCGTGTGGACACGTGACGCGGCGGAGCAGCAGCAGCTCATCGACGGCATCGAGGCGGGCCTCGTGTTCGTCAACGAGATGGTGGCCTCGGATCCGCGCCTGCCCTTCGGCGGGGTGAAGCACTCCGGCCACGGGCGCGAGCTGGCCGCGCTGGGCCTGCGCGAGTTCATGAACGCCAAGTCGGTGCGCATCGGAGGGGGCACGGCGCGGGGGCCCTCGGCGGGCGCCGCCACCGAGTAGCCTCGCCGTCAGCGCGTGCGGACCCGACCACCCGAGGGTCCGCCGTGGACATCCTCCAGGGCCTCGGTGACGGCCTGCACTTCCGCGCCGAGCTGCTCCACGCTCTGGCGCAGACCCGCGCCCGCCACGTCCGCGCCGGACGCATCCGCCGAGCGCACGCGCAGCACCTGCGCGTAGAGGTTCTCCAGCGTGTACGACAGCCGCGTGTACTCGGCCTCCAGCCGGTCCGCGTCGACGCGCAGGTCCTCGCGCTGGCGACGCTGCGCATCCAGCGCGTTCAGCGCGCCCTGGAGCCGCGCGCGCACCACCTCGTCCGTCTCGGCGGCGAGCCGCGTGGTCAGCCGCTCGCGGTCCGCCGCCAGACGCTCGGCGTCCTCGGTCGTGAGGAGGGCGCGCAGCTCGTGCTCGCGGCGCACCAGCGCGTGGCAGCCCTCGCGCAGCGCCTGCACCGTGCGCTCGGGCGCGTGGACCACCTCGCGCAGCACCTCGGGCGCCGCGCGCAGCTCACCGAGCAGCTTGTCGCAGGTGGCATCCACGCGCGCCAGCCGAGGGTCCGCGGCCTTCGGCTCGGCCGGGCGCGGCGTGGCGACAGGAGCCGCGGCGGGCGTGGCGACTGGCGTGGGCTTTGTGACGACGGGCGCGGGCGGCGCGGCGACGGGCTCCTGGGTCTGCGCGGGCAGCGCGTCCCGCGTCGACTCGGGCGTGGTCTCTCCCGTGGGCTCGGGCACGGGGTCCGGCAGGTGCCGCGCGGCGCGGAGGAACAGGCCGAGCGCCACGAAGATGAGCCAGAACATGTCCCGGTCGCGCACCGCCATCAGCACGCACGCCACCGCGACGACCGTCAGCGCGCCCGCGACCAGCGGCTCGCGCTTCACGGGCGTGGACAGCGCGTTGCGCTCGGCGCGGCGCGCATCGCGCTTGGCCTGATGCCGCCACTTCTTGTCCCAGTGACGGCGCTCCTTGGCGGTGGGCAACCGGCCCATCTGCCGCACCCACGCCTCCAGGGCCGCGTCCTGCCGGGCCTGCCCCTCCCGCAGCGCCGTTTCCAGGCGGGTCAGCCGCTCATCCGTTGTCGTCGTGGGAGGGTTGGAAGAAGGCTCGGACGGAGAAGACGGAGGCACGTGGTGACGCTAACAACTCTCCGAGGTGTTGAGGGAGTGATTCGCTCGGAGCCCCGCCCGCCCGGCATGCATGTCCATTCGTTTGCAATCCCGAGGGGGCAGACACATTGAAGGGCGCGCGGCCGGGGGACGCGCAAGGGGACTGCCGTGGAGACCATGGACAAGCGGGAAGCGGGGCTGGCTCCGGCGGCCATTCGCACATTGCGGGGCGAGCTGAGCCGCGCGGCCTTTGCCCGCCGCCTGGGCGTCACCCCCCTCACCGTCTATCGCTGGGAACTCCCGGCCGAGGCCCCCCAGGCCCGCCGACCGCGCGGGCAGGTGGCCCGGGCCCTGCGACGTCTCGCCGAGGGAGGTGCGCCTGAGCCCCACCTCGGATCCATCCGCCCGCCCCTGAGCGACGAAGAGTCCGCGCGCCTGGCGCCGTGCCTGCTGCGGCTGACCCGAGCGGAGTGGCGCCCCGCCGAAGAGGAACTGCTCGCCCTGCTCGCCTCGGGCACGCTCGTGACAGCGGGGGCCCGCGCACAGGCGGCGGTCGCGCTGGCGTACCTTCAGCGCTGGGGACGCGAGGACAGCCGGGGCGCCTTCGCCACGCTGCTGCCCCATCTGGCGGAGGCCCACGCGGGCGTGCTGCCCGAAGCCGTGGAGGCGCAGGTCCACGCGCTCGCGGCGACCCTGTACGCCTCACCGGACGGGAAGCTGTTCGACGCGGACAAGGTCCAGGCACACGTGGCGCGCGCCGAGGCGCTCTTGTCACCGCAGGGTGACGCGGAGCTGCGGTGCCAGCTGCGCATGGCGGAGCTGGCGTGCGCCTTCTACCTGGGCGAGGCCGAGCGCGTGGCCCAGCAGTCCGGCCGCGTCGCCGAGTGCCTGCCAGAGCTGGCGGACCCCACGCTGCGCCTCATCGCGGCGGACGCCTGCGGACATGAGTCCCAGATTCACGGCGAGGGCTCGCACGCCACGCGGCGCTTCCGCGAGACGGCGCAGGGTGCCGCGCGCCTGGGCTATGCCTTCTTGGAGGCGCGCAACCTCGCCTTCCTCGCGCAGCGCCGCTTGGAAGAAGCCGGCGCTCCGGACGAGGCCCTCCGCATGGTGGGCCGCGCGCGCGACACGGCTTACGGCGGACGCATGGCGCGGGGCTTCTCGTTCGTCTTCTGCGGACGCGCGGAGGCCGAGGCCCTGCTGCGACTGGCGCGCTTCCCTGAAGCACGCGCGGTGCTCGACGAAGCGGACGCGGTGCTGGAGGAGCTGAGCTGGACGCCGTCGCTCCTCGCGGTGCAGCGCGCGCGCCTGGGCTGCCTCACCGGGCGAGCCTCGGACGTGCGGCGGCTGGCGGGGCGGCTGGCGGCCTACGCGGGCACCATCCAGCGACCGCTCACCGCCGCGTATGCGCGCTACGTGGAGGCGCTGGCGGATGAAGCCGAAGGACACGCGGCCCGCGCCGCCGAGGGCTTCCAGGTCGCGGGCGCCCGCGTGATGGAGCTGGGCGGCTGGCCCTTCCTCCGGCGCGAGTGCCTGGTGGCCGAGACGGGCGCGCGCGTGGACGCGGACCAACTGGTCGAGGCCCGCGTGGCGCTGCGGCGTGCCCAGGCCTTCCTGGAGCGGCTGCCCTCGGCCTGGTACACGGCGCTGCTCACCCGCCACGAGGGACTCCTGCTCGCTCGGGAGGGACGCGCTCGCGAGGCGCGCGAGAAGCTGGAAGCGTCCCTGGGCACCTTCCGGCTCGCGGGCGACCTGCCTGAATCCACCCTCACCCGGCTCGCGCTCGCGAGGCTGGCGCGCGCGGAGGGCGACCTCGCGGCCTCTGAGCAGTCCTCGACGTGTGAAGCAGAGCTGCGCCGCTTGGGCGTGGCGATTCCTCCCGAGCCTCCGGACGCGGGGACCCCGACTGCGCTCGCCGCCGAGCCACGCGCGCAGGCCGCCGGACCGCGACTGGGCGCCGAAGCGCTGGTGGTTCCGTTCGAGCGCCTGAGCGTGCGCGGCATGGGCGCGCCGCTGCTCCAGCGCGAGCTGCTCTCCATCCTGGAGGGCCTGTTCCCCGGCCGCGCGCCGCGCCTGGAGGAGCTGGACTCGCAGGGGGGCGCCACGCTGCTCCTGGGCGACAACACGACGGCCGCCACCGAGTGGGTGGAGTTCGGGGACGGCTGTGGCCGTCGCCTGCGGGTGGGGCTGGTGGGGCCCCTGCCCGTGGACGGCCGCGCGCTGCTCACGACGCTGTCTCGGCTGGCGGGCTTCGCGCTGGAGGTGGCGGCGCTGCGCGGCTTCGCCGAGGCCCCCTTGCCCGAGGCCCCCGCTGAAGCCGACGCCGAGGTCCCAGGCTTCATCGCGGCCTCGCCTCCCATGAAGCGACTGCGCGCGGAGCTGGCGCGCCTGTCCCCCAGCCGCGCCACCGTCATCGTCACGGGCGAGTCCGGCTCCGGAAAGGAGCTGGTCGCGAGAGCGCTGCACACGCTGTCCACCCGCGCGGATCATCCCTACGTGGCCTTCAACTGCGCCGCGGTGCCGCGCGATCTCTTCGAGGGACAGCTCTTCGGTCATCGGCGCGGGGCCTACACGGGCGCGGCCACGGACCATCCGGGTGTCATCCGCGCCGCGCACGGCGGCACCCTCTTCCTGGATGAGATTGGCGAGCTGCCGCTGGACGTGCAGCCCAAGCTGCTGCGCTTCCTGGAGAACGGCGAGGTCTTTCCGCTGGGCGAGACACGCCCCACGCACGTGGACGTGCGCGTGGTGGCGGCCACGCACCGAGACCTGGGGCAGCTCGTGCGCGAGGGGCGCTTCCGCGAGGACCTCTACTACCGGCTCCAGGTGGTGCCCGTGCGCGTGCCGCCCTTGCGCGAGCGCCGCGAGGACATCATCGCCCTGGCTCGGCACTTCGTGCGCCACCTCACGCCCGAGGGCAGCGAGGCGCCGCAACTGGGCCCGGATGCGCTGGCCGCGCTGGTGGCGCACCCGTGGCCCGGCAACGTGCGCGAGCTGCGCAACGTCATCGAGCGCTCCATGGCCTTCGGGCCGCTGCCTGCGGTCCTGGGGACCGAGCAGATGCGCATCGCGGGCTAGGCCCGGAGCCCGGCCCGCGATGCGCTCCACCCTTTTCCCCACACCCCTGTGGGAAGCCTCGGGCCGAGGAACACCCCAGGTCGGACAGGGGGGGAACCTCCGACCCGGGGTGCAACGACTGCTGCGTTCACGGCCTCGAAAAGACGCCCGCGGGTCGGCGAGGGGGGGGCACCGGCCCGGGGCAAGGAGGCGTCCAACATGACGCCTCCGAAATCCGTCACGAAGCCAACACAGAGCATCTCGCGTGCCAGCGCGCGGAGCCCGCTTCCTCGCGTTTGGAAATCATCCCGTGCATCCAAACGCGGTCTCGGGAGCATCCGACCGGGCGTATCCGGATACGGTGGACCGTTCGCGGGGAGCAGGCGGGCTGATGGACGGCCCATCGCGAACGTGGCGGCACGCGGCGCGGGCATGCGTTAGTGCGGGCCCCATGACGTTTCCCGCCTCGTCGCGTCGGTTCCGAGTCTTCAGCCATGCGGTGCTCGCCTACACCCTGGGCGTCATCCTCTGGGGCGCGTTCGTTCGGGCCACGGGCTCGGGGGCGGGCTGCGGCGCCCACTGGCCGGTGTGCAACGGCGAGGTGCTTCCTCGCGCGCCCACCCTGGCCACCGTCATCGAGTACACCCACCGACTGACGAGCGGCCTGGCCACCGTGCTGGCCGTGGCGCTGTGTGTCTGGGGCCTGCGCGCCCACGCCAAGGGCCACCCGGTGCGCCGCGCGGCGGTGATGTCGCTGGTGTTCATGCTGACCGAGGGCCTGGTGGGCGCGGGCCTCGTGCTGCTCGAGTACGTGGCGGACAACAAGTCCATGGGCCGCGCGGTGTGGATGGGCATCCACCTGGTCAACACGTTCCTCCTGGTGGGCGCGCAGACGCTGGTGGTGTGGTGGTCGGCGGGGCGCGCGCGCGCGACGTGGCGCGGACAGGGTTGGACGGGTGTGCTGTTGGCCGCGAGCGTGGTGGGGCTCCTGGTGCTCGGCGTGAGCGGCGCCGTGGCCGCCCTGGGCGACACCCTCTTCCCCGCGTCCAGCCTGGCCGAGGGCATTCGCCAGGACATGTCCGACACGGCGCACGTGCTGGTGCGGCGGCGGGTGCTGCATCCGTTGCTCGCGGTGGGCATGGGCGCGCTGCTCGTGCTGGCCAGTCGCGTGGTCGCGCGGCTG
Encoded proteins:
- a CDS encoding sigma 54-interacting transcriptional regulator; this translates as MDKREAGLAPAAIRTLRGELSRAAFARRLGVTPLTVYRWELPAEAPQARRPRGQVARALRRLAEGGAPEPHLGSIRPPLSDEESARLAPCLLRLTRAEWRPAEEELLALLASGTLVTAGARAQAAVALAYLQRWGREDSRGAFATLLPHLAEAHAGVLPEAVEAQVHALAATLYASPDGKLFDADKVQAHVARAEALLSPQGDAELRCQLRMAELACAFYLGEAERVAQQSGRVAECLPELADPTLRLIAADACGHESQIHGEGSHATRRFRETAQGAARLGYAFLEARNLAFLAQRRLEEAGAPDEALRMVGRARDTAYGGRMARGFSFVFCGRAEAEALLRLARFPEARAVLDEADAVLEELSWTPSLLAVQRARLGCLTGRASDVRRLAGRLAAYAGTIQRPLTAAYARYVEALADEAEGHAARAAEGFQVAGARVMELGGWPFLRRECLVAETGARVDADQLVEARVALRRAQAFLERLPSAWYTALLTRHEGLLLAREGRAREAREKLEASLGTFRLAGDLPESTLTRLALARLARAEGDLAASEQSSTCEAELRRLGVAIPPEPPDAGTPTALAAEPRAQAAGPRLGAEALVVPFERLSVRGMGAPLLQRELLSILEGLFPGRAPRLEELDSQGGATLLLGDNTTAATEWVEFGDGCGRRLRVGLVGPLPVDGRALLTTLSRLAGFALEVAALRGFAEAPLPEAPAEADAEVPGFIAASPPMKRLRAELARLSPSRATVIVTGESGSGKELVARALHTLSTRADHPYVAFNCAAVPRDLFEGQLFGHRRGAYTGAATDHPGVIRAAHGGTLFLDEIGELPLDVQPKLLRFLENGEVFPLGETRPTHVDVRVVAATHRDLGQLVREGRFREDLYYRLQVVPVRVPPLRERREDIIALARHFVRHLTPEGSEAPQLGPDALAALVAHPWPGNVRELRNVIERSMAFGPLPAVLGTEQMRIAG
- a CDS encoding NAD-dependent succinate-semialdehyde dehydrogenase: MAIATIDPTTGQTLRTFAPHTDAEVEQRLRLAAETFPSYRRTSVVERASWLKRAAELLEENADRYGRLMTLEMGKPLESARAEARKCATACRYYVTRGEALLRDEPIDMGSGQAFIHYQPLGAVLAVMPWNFPFWQVVRFAAPALMAGNVALLKHADSVPQCAQALEELFHEAGFPRGAFQVLRVEVPQVAGIIEDPRVAAVTLTGSERAGRSVGGTAGRAIKKVVLELGGSDPFIVMPSADLDRAVETAVTARLINNGQSCIAAKRFIVAESIAAEFERRFLERMARIVVGDPTDPQVEVGPLATLSILEGLRAQVDASVKAGARLLLGGAPLERPGYFYPPTVLADPPPTSPAFREELFGPVATLLRARDVDHAIQLANATPFGLGASVWTRDAAEQQQLIDGIEAGLVFVNEMVASDPRLPFGGVKHSGHGRELAALGLREFMNAKSVRIGGGTARGPSAGAATE
- a CDS encoding COX15/CtaA family protein, whose amino-acid sequence is MTFPASSRRFRVFSHAVLAYTLGVILWGAFVRATGSGAGCGAHWPVCNGEVLPRAPTLATVIEYTHRLTSGLATVLAVALCVWGLRAHAKGHPVRRAAVMSLVFMLTEGLVGAGLVLLEYVADNKSMGRAVWMGIHLVNTFLLVGAQTLVVWWSAGRARATWRGQGWTGVLLAASVVGLLVLGVSGAVAALGDTLFPASSLAEGIRQDMSDTAHVLVRRRVLHPLLAVGMGALLVLASRVVARLRPSAEVRRASMLLVIVYAAQLCAGMVNLVLLAPVWMQLVHLLLADFVWIGVVRLCASGLAVDAPGYDAKQAPVLSGVASQA